One window of the Natrinema sp. CBA1119 genome contains the following:
- the proS gene encoding proline--tRNA ligase produces MSDESQELGITESKSHKPGEWYAEVVQKANLADYAPMGGFIVTKPRGYALWEAIQDSLDGWFKETGVDNVYFPMFIPESYLEREKDIVEGFDPEVAWVTQGGHEELEERLAVRPTSESIIAPFMAEWTRSHRDLPMRLNQWCSVVRWEATETKPFFRTKEFMWQEGHTAHASNAGAWEEVWTRLGQYERVYEDVLAIPVLRGKKPEHDKFPGADTTTTVEALMPDGKSVQGATSHNLGQSFAEAFDITFADEDEAEQTAYTTSWGLSWRAIGALIMTHSDDQGLVLPPTVAPTQVVIVPIWQEDTKDDVLEYSENIADDLETAGFRVELDDRDERNPGFKFNEHELNGIPLRLEIGPHEVDDGEATLVHRPDNEQSVAERDEIVDAVDEHLDEIYDKLYETAQENLEENVRDAHSPEEILGTIGKHGGYVKTPWCGDEACETAIKEKIAAEIVMQPLADEGGTTAGEVPEPDRDECGVCGDPADEIAYFAKSY; encoded by the coding sequence ATGAGCGACGAGAGTCAAGAACTCGGGATCACCGAGTCGAAATCGCACAAGCCCGGGGAGTGGTACGCCGAGGTCGTCCAGAAGGCGAACCTCGCGGACTACGCCCCGATGGGCGGGTTCATCGTCACGAAACCGCGCGGCTACGCCCTTTGGGAGGCCATTCAGGACTCGCTGGACGGCTGGTTCAAGGAGACCGGCGTCGACAACGTCTACTTCCCGATGTTCATCCCCGAGAGCTACCTCGAGCGGGAGAAAGACATCGTCGAAGGCTTCGACCCGGAGGTCGCGTGGGTGACCCAGGGCGGCCACGAGGAACTCGAGGAGCGACTGGCGGTCCGTCCGACAAGCGAATCGATCATCGCACCCTTCATGGCCGAGTGGACCCGCAGCCACCGCGACCTGCCGATGCGGCTCAACCAGTGGTGTTCGGTCGTGCGCTGGGAGGCCACGGAGACCAAGCCGTTCTTCCGGACGAAGGAATTCATGTGGCAGGAGGGCCACACCGCCCACGCGAGCAACGCCGGCGCGTGGGAGGAGGTCTGGACTCGCCTCGGACAGTACGAGCGCGTCTACGAGGACGTGCTGGCGATTCCGGTGTTGCGCGGCAAGAAGCCCGAACACGACAAGTTCCCCGGCGCGGACACCACGACGACCGTCGAGGCGCTGATGCCCGACGGCAAGTCCGTCCAGGGGGCGACCAGCCACAACCTCGGCCAGAGCTTCGCCGAGGCGTTCGACATCACCTTCGCGGACGAGGACGAGGCCGAACAGACGGCCTACACCACCTCGTGGGGGCTCTCCTGGCGAGCGATCGGGGCGCTCATCATGACCCACTCCGACGATCAGGGGCTCGTGCTCCCGCCGACGGTCGCGCCCACGCAGGTCGTCATCGTTCCCATCTGGCAGGAGGATACCAAAGACGACGTCCTCGAGTACTCGGAAAATATCGCCGACGACCTCGAGACGGCCGGCTTCCGCGTGGAACTCGACGACCGCGACGAGCGAAATCCCGGCTTCAAGTTCAACGAACACGAGCTCAACGGGATCCCGCTGCGACTCGAGATCGGCCCCCACGAGGTCGACGACGGGGAAGCCACGCTGGTTCACCGGCCGGACAACGAACAGTCCGTCGCCGAGCGCGACGAGATCGTCGACGCCGTCGACGAGCATCTGGACGAGATCTACGACAAACTGTACGAGACCGCGCAAGAGAACCTCGAGGAGAACGTCCGGGACGCCCACAGTCCGGAGGAGATCCTCGGGACGATCGGCAAACACGGCGGCTACGTGAAGACGCCGTGGTGTGGCGACGAGGCCTGTGAAACGGCCATCAAGGAGAAGATCGCCGCCGAGATCGTCATGCAACCCCTGGCCGACGAAGGCGGGACGACGGCCGGCGAGGTACCCGAACCCGACCGCGACGAGTGTGGCGTCTGTGGCGATCCCGCCGACGAGATTGCCTACTTCGCGAAGTCGTACTAG
- a CDS encoding MBL fold metallo-hydrolase, with product MDVQLLGGAREIGRSAILIDDTLLLDFGMDSGNPPSFPIGDVDPDAIVVSHGHLDHVGSVPALLSGDARPPIHWTQPTYDLTMVLARDTLKLHGGSYDCPFTQAELARVAEVSETHGYEHTFDAAGYEITFFDAGHVPGSAHVLVNDGETRLLYTGDFHTEEQRLLDGTTARPDADVVLCESTYSDVTRPPRPEIEREFAESLRTTIWEGGTVVVPAFGIGRTQEVLCICEEHDLECYVDGMGKRVTELFLRDANRGFLRDPDLLRRAKGNARFVDGRDGQRRRIAEQNTVIVTTSGMLHGGPAMTYVPAIRSHPTNKIAMTGYQVEGTPGRDLLETGSAEIDGRMMPVSARVEQYDFSAHADRDGVRAFLESYADATVLINHGDRCEAFAAELRADGYDATAPELGERIGV from the coding sequence ATGGACGTCCAGTTGCTGGGTGGCGCGCGCGAGATCGGCCGGAGCGCGATCCTCATCGACGACACGCTCTTGCTCGATTTCGGAATGGATTCGGGGAACCCGCCGTCGTTTCCGATCGGCGACGTCGATCCCGACGCCATCGTCGTCAGTCACGGCCACCTCGATCACGTCGGCTCCGTTCCGGCGCTCCTGTCAGGTGACGCCCGGCCGCCGATCCACTGGACGCAACCGACGTACGATCTCACGATGGTCCTCGCGCGGGACACGCTGAAACTCCACGGTGGAAGCTACGACTGTCCGTTCACCCAGGCGGAACTCGCTCGCGTCGCGGAAGTCTCCGAGACCCACGGATACGAGCACACCTTCGATGCTGCCGGGTACGAGATCACGTTCTTCGATGCCGGTCACGTCCCCGGCAGCGCCCACGTGCTCGTGAACGACGGCGAGACCAGACTGCTCTACACCGGTGACTTTCACACCGAGGAACAGCGGTTACTCGACGGCACCACCGCGCGACCCGACGCCGATGTTGTGCTCTGTGAGAGCACCTACTCGGACGTGACGCGACCGCCGCGACCCGAAATCGAACGCGAGTTCGCCGAGAGTCTTCGAACGACGATCTGGGAGGGCGGCACCGTCGTCGTCCCCGCCTTCGGTATCGGCCGCACGCAGGAGGTGCTCTGCATCTGCGAGGAACACGACCTCGAGTGCTACGTCGACGGGATGGGCAAACGCGTCACGGAACTCTTTCTCCGGGATGCGAACCGAGGATTCCTGCGCGATCCGGACCTGCTGCGCCGGGCGAAGGGCAACGCCAGGTTCGTCGACGGCCGCGACGGCCAGCGCCGACGGATCGCCGAGCAGAATACCGTGATCGTCACGACCAGCGGGATGCTCCACGGCGGCCCCGCGATGACCTACGTGCCCGCGATCCGCTCCCACCCGACGAACAAGATCGCCATGACGGGCTATCAGGTCGAGGGGACCCCCGGCCGCGACCTGCTCGAGACCGGGAGCGCCGAGATCGACGGCCGGATGATGCCGGTCAGCGCGCGGGTCGAACAGTACGACTTCTCCGCGCACGCGGATCGAGACGGGGTTCGCGCGTTCCTCGAGTCATATGCGGATGCAACGGTACTGATCAATCACGGCGATCGCTGCGAGGCGTTCGCGGCGGAGCTGCGCGCCGACGGCTACGACGCGACGGCGCCCGAACTGGGCGAGCGAATCGGAGTCTGA
- a CDS encoding SHOCT domain-containing protein: MGRLSSILFQGIGVLVLALIALSVVGTIVGIALSLVVAVLSVIVSLAVLSLFVLAIVGLFSVFSGDSAAEGDARPPQQSDDRTAPEDRVRSRYVDGELDDDEFERELERVLGPDERRE; the protein is encoded by the coding sequence ATGGGACGCCTCAGTTCCATCCTGTTCCAGGGAATCGGCGTGCTCGTACTCGCGCTCATCGCGCTGAGCGTCGTCGGAACGATCGTCGGTATCGCGCTCTCCCTCGTCGTCGCCGTTCTCTCGGTGATCGTCTCGCTCGCCGTCCTGAGCCTGTTCGTTCTGGCGATCGTCGGGCTGTTTTCAGTGTTCAGTGGCGATTCAGCCGCCGAAGGCGACGCGCGTCCACCGCAGCAGTCCGACGACCGGACCGCTCCCGAGGACCGAGTTCGCTCTCGGTACGTCGACGGCGAACTCGACGATGACGAGTTCGAACGAGAACTCGAGCGCGTCCTCGGACCGGACGAGCGACGCGAGTGA